GCATCGCCTTTGGAAGACAAATGGGTTTATGTACGCGCCAGCGAAGCCAGCACTCTTTTCATAGAAAAACATCTCAAAGGTAAGGAGCGTTTTTTTTCAATTGAAAATGACATAAACGGTCAGCACTGGTTCAATGAATTATCCAACGACACAAAATTCAGCTTTCGCATCAAGGAGGTATCTCGAAACGAAATGGATGTGCTGATCCACTACTACGCCGCCGACTACCCCGTTCCTCAACGCACCCTCATCTATCCTTTCCGCGACGTCGACGACACTTGGGTTGTCATTCATTTTTACGACAACCGTGAGAACGTGATGCGCTTCACTACACTCGCTGAAAAGCTTGGAGAGATCGAATACCTTAGCGAATAACTAAATCCAACACATGAGCCAAAAACTGCCACTACCACCATTCACTGAAGAAACGGCCAAACGGAAAGTCCAGCTCGCCGAGGACGCCTGGAACTCAAAAGACCCCGAACGCGTCTCCCTCGCATACACTGAAAATTCCGAATGGCGCAATCGTGCGGAATTTATCAATGGTCGCAGTGAAATTAAGCAATTCTTGGAAAGAAAATGGAACAAGGAACTGGACTACAAATTAAAGAAAACCTTGTGGGCCTTTTTAGACAATAGGATTGCTGTTCGTTTTGAATATGAATGGCACGATGACTCCGGCCAATGGTATCGGTCTCACGGCAATGAAAATTGGAAGTTTGATCAAAATGGTTTGATGGCAAAGCGATACGCTTCAATTAATGATCAGCCGATTCAAAAATCAGAACGACGGCTTTAGGAAAGCCATTACTCACATTCATCACCTGGGCTACCTCAGACCGCTGGTGGCCTTTAGAGTTATTCGATCACAAGACGGTAAAAGGTCGTATTTGTGCTAGCGGGAATGGCTATTTGGACTTCTTCAATATCATCGTCTATACTTTGAACGATTTCTACTGGATTCGCGATTGGAGTCCAGTTTGAGAGATCACTTGATACTTCATAGTTCATGACAACGCCTTGGGTTGCCTTCCTGCGCTGATAAGTGACGGACATTATGGATTCACCTGGGCCTTGATTAATTACGAGCAAACTGGACGAGTCGGAGATTTGGAAATCCCTGGCAAAATAAAACTCTTTAATCAGGCTCATGCCGTCGCCATCGTGGTCGATATCGGGATTTGCAGCGTAGGCTGCTTGTTGCGCTGCGTCCAGATTCTGAGAAATCCAGTTTTGATAATCGGTTGTGCGAGCGAGTGTCCGGATATTGAGTCCGGTTTCGTTTGACCCTGTGTCGATGTGATAGCGCTGGAGTGCAAAGAGTGTCGGGTTAGTATCCAAATTGAATCGGAAAAATGCTTCCGTTTGTTCGGGAATGTGATCGCCACCATAATAACTTTTCAGACGATGCAGAGCAGATCCACTTAGGCGAATGATCCGATCTTCATAATCGTCGATGAAATCGTTTTGCGAGTTTCCGCTGATGGTGACCGAAGTTGTGCCAACGAAGAAGACATCAGCTGCCGAGTCAGAGTCACCGTGATAGAAGAACTCAGTTCCACTGCCATCGGGGTCGTTGGTATCGAGCATGTAAACGTCGAGCTCGAGGTGGCTGGTTTCGTTGATATCGATCGCTGAAGTTATTTCAAAGAAGAGCTCCACCGTGTCCACTGTTTCTCCAAGTGGCAGTGTGGGCAGAGTATAGCCAATGACGAGGTTACGATCGCTTTTGGTTTCGGATCCATTTTCCTGTAGGATACCAACCGCATTGAATACATCATCCGGATGATAACCTGGTTGAGTTGCATTGATTTCGCTTTCACTAATGATCACGTCGATTGAGTTCACTCCAGCCACGGCAAGATATTGAGTATTGAATGTCGATGTTGCATCAGACCAATCTTCCCCGGATGAGTTGGCGGCATGGACTCGATAGTAGTATTGAGTCGTGATGTCCAAATCGGTAGCGTCATATCTGAAGGAACCAGACTGGGTTCCGAGGTTTACGGCATAGTCCCAGTTGCCTGCGATGTCTTCGCCATCGGTCTTCCCATAATAAACCGTGACGCTTGGTTCTTCGCCACCGGTCGAGGAAACTTCGCCATTGAGGGTAGCAAAGTCATTGCCGACGGCACTTGCGCCCGTTGCGATCACTATCGGTTGGGTTGAACCTCCTTCGGAAGGAGCGATAAAAGCAAAGTCGTCGAATGTGCCAGTGAAGTTGCCGGATGAACCGCCTCCATGGAAATAGAGCACGGCAATATCATAGTTCGACATATCAACTCCTGTTAGCTCGAACTTGTGTATCCCTTCACGCTGAAGAGAAAGTAATTGTTCGGCACTCAGTTCTAAAGCCAACGTCCAGCCATTGTTATCGACAATGTTGGAATCGGGAGAGTTGGGTGTGCCGCCAAGTCCCATTATGCGGTCAGAGCTACTATTGTTTCCGTCTTCTTTTCCAAGCCACAACCTAAAGTTGCCTAGCCCACCAGAGGTGTATTCAGCCATGCGGAATAGCAGTGTCCAGCCGGTTCCTGTTAATGAACCTACATCGGTATGAGTAGCCGTTCGGGAGGAGGAACCGAGTCCAGTCGCTTGAAACTGGCCGGAAACAATGGTCCACTTGTCTTTATTGCAAGACCAGTGATTGCCGTATAAATGCGAACCGTGACTGAATGCGGTTGTTCCCTCGAACTCACCATTGTCGAAGTAGGCAGAGACACCGCTACCAATGGTGTCAGTGATAAAGGTGTTGCTTTCATCGGCCCAATCGAAACCACCGGAGTTTTCAGCATATGCCCGGTAGTAATATTGTGTGTTAAAATCGAGGTCATTGACCGGCGCTTCGAATATGCCAGGTTGAGCACCGATGCTTACCGAATGATCCCAGTTGTCGGCGATGTCCTCACCGTCGGTTTTCCCATAATAGAGGGTTACGGTCGGAGTCTGACCGCCGGTCGAGGTTACTTCGCCATTGAAGGTGACCAGAGTTAGGCCAATGGCGGTAGCGCTATCGTTGGTTACTATAGGAGGACCGATCACCGTGTCGAAATGTCCGGTAGCATCTGCCCACGTACCCCCGACAGAGTTTACCGCGTAGGCTCGGTAATAATAGCGAGTCGCTGGTAACAGACCACTGATGGTTTCGGCAAAGGTTCCCGATTGTGGATTCCCTCCATCGACATGCACGGATGTATCCAAGTTATTTGGATCGGTGCCGTAGAAAATCCATACTTCGGGCGGAATGCCGCCGGTATCCGTGACTTCGCCATTGAGCGTTACGCTGCTGGAACCAACTTCGGTTGCAGGTAGGTTAGTGACCGTTGGAGTAGTTGGAGCGAGCATGGAGAAGCCCTGAGCATAGTTACTCCAGTCTTCGCCTGCGGAGTTCACCGCGCGAGCTCGGAAAACGTAAGACTTCCCTGGCTCCAAACCAGACACCATTTGCGAGAATTCACCCGATTGCGGATTGCCGTTGTCGACCGAGATAGAATAGCTCCAACCTCCGACTAGCATCCCGCCATCGCTTTCACCATAGTAAAGGGTGACAACGGGGGCTTCTCCTCCAGTCAGAACGATTTCTCCATTGAGCGTCGCATTGGTATAGCTGATGTTAGTCGCAGGATCATTGTCGACCATGGGAGGAGCGACCAGGGTGTCGAAGGTAGCGGCATCACCGCTGCTCCAGCTGGTTCCTGCAGAGTTCACGGCGCGAGCGCGGTAGTAATAGGTCGTGCCAGAATTAAGGTTGTCCACAGCTCTAATGAAGGCGCCCGATTGCGTGCCGAGGATAAGCTCGTTATCCCACCTATCAGGATCCGCTCCGCCGTCTGCCATGCCGTAGAAGATCGTGATGTCCGGGGCGACGCCACCTGTCGAGATGACTTCACCGTTGAGGGTGGCTTCCGTGGTGTTGATGTTACTGGCATCTGCGGTGACCACGTCTGGAAGGGTGACCGGGGTGGTAAAGGTCTCCGCGAAGTCCGACCAGTCACCGCCCACGGAATTCTCCGCATAGGCGCGGTAGTAGTAAGTCTGATTGGGTTGGAGTCCACTGATTGACTCCGCGAATGTACCAGATTGCGTGGAGCCACTATCCACATCCACATAAGCCGCCCAGTTCCCCGCAGTCGTTCCTTGATCTATTGCGTCGTAGTAAATTCTAACTATTGGTGAAACACCTCCGGTATCTGTAACCTCACCATTAAGTGTTGCACTGCGTGAATCGATTCCACTGGCTGCAATATTGATCACGACGGGGGCGCGTAGAGCTGGCGTGCTGAATGCTCCAAGGCCGGTCCAAACGCTTCCACCCGAGTTTGCAGCTCGAACGCGAAAGTAATAAGGCGTGTCCGGAGCCAAGCCGCTAATCGCAGTATTGAAGCTGCTGGACTGAGTGCCAAGGTCAATCGAGTAGCTCCAAACACCCTCGTCTAAACCGCCGTCCGCAGTATCATAAAATATCGTGACTACCGGATCTTCTCCACCCGTATCGGCGACCTCGCCGTTCAAGGTGATGGTCGTGTAGGTGATATTGCTGGCAGCTGGGTAATCGACTGTCGGGGCAGCAACAGCTGTCGTGAAACTTTGGGTTGTTTCAGACCAAAAACTGCCAACAGTATTCTCAGCAAAAGCACGATAATAGTAAGTCCGGTTCGGGAGCAGATTGGCGACCTCCTGCGAGAAAACGCCAGACTGGGGATTGCCGCTATCGACATCGATTTGGCCAGCCCAGTTTACAGCAATGTCTTCTCCATCGGTTGTCCCGTAGTAGATAGTTACCGTGGGGGCAATCCCACCTGTAAATGTGACTTCACCATTGAGCGTTGCTTCGTAGGGTTGGACATTGCTCGCGATGGTTGTGATGACTTCAGGCTTCGTTGCGGAACTCGTGGTGAAGCTTGCATAGCTGTCGCTCCAGTCTTCACCGGCTGAGTTCACGGCGCGGATTCGGTAGTAATACAATTGGCTTGTCAGCAGGTTATATACTTCCGCGCTGAATGTGCCTGATTGGCCATTGCCCCCAGCAACGACCAAGGAACCATCCCATCCTTCAGGTGTTGCGCCGCCACCGTCGCTTGTGCCGTAGAAAAACGTGATGACGGGAGGCTGACCACCAGTATCCGTGACTTCACCACTGAGCGTAGCTGTGTTGCGCCCTACAGTGAGAGCCGGACTACTGAGGACGATTGGTGGTCCGTTTGCAGTTGGAGTCGCTACGGTAATCGTGCCACCAAGATCGCCAAAGAATGACGAGTAATCCGTCCCATTGACATTCGATAGGTCGGTTGCCGTTGGATTAGATGCGGTATCGATCGTGTAGGTTCCAAGACTCAGGACATCGCCGTTGACTGTCAGTGAAGTGACTGCGAGGTCTCCACTCAAAGCAAGTCGATTTCCATCGCCTACAATATCGATGCCAAAAGAGGCATCCGCCGAAGCAATGTCCTGATGGAAATCCACGTAGCCATTTGCCCCGTTTCCGCCAATAATTATTGTCCCATTGTAGCCTTTCATATCTGTGCAATTTATTGCCAATGCAGTTGCCAGCCCCGATGCATTTGCGCCATAGAAGTGAACGTCACCGTCGCCAATGATCGTTGTTGCAGCTATCTCATTATTGCTCTTGCCGCTATTCTCAAAAATTCTGCCTCCGTTGATTGTTAGTTTATCGACCGTTAGTGTCCTAGTGCTCTTGCTGAAATTTATATTCCCATTGGCATTGAGAATCTTTTCCTCGAAGGTAGTGCTACTGTTTATCCGGGAGGTTCCTTCCGAGCCGATAACAACCAGGTCCACTGAACCTGAGCTTCCACTATATGTAACCTGATGATTCTGAATTGTGACATTCCCATCAACAGGAATTACGCTTCCATCCCATGTTGTCGTCGCCGTGTAGTTGCCGTTTTGAATCGTGTAGATGACATTCGTTTCGTCGGCGATGGTGAGGAACGTTTCGGCATTGGACCATGAGCCGCCTGCGCTATTCGCAGCGTAGATTCGGTAGACGTAGCTTTTGTTGGGGTTCAGTCCCGTGATGGCTTGACTGAAATTAGAAGATTGAACGCCCAGGCCAATCACTCCGTCCCAGCCAAAGCTGGTTTGCCCCCGGTCAATCTCACCGTAGTAGATAGTGATGATGGGTTCCTCGCCACCATAGTTCGTTATGGTGCCATTGAGCGTCGCGGCATCTGCGGTTACGGAGCTGGCGGCGTTAACAACAACGGTAGGCGGCGCTAAAGGCGTCTCAAAGCTTAAAGCGGGATCAGTAAACACTCCGCCAGCGGAATTTTCCGCATAGAGCCGGTAGTATAACACTTCACCGGATGAAAGGCCGGTCAGCGTGTGAGAAATGCTACCAGATTGATCTCCGAGATCGACCCCGGCGTCCCATCCGTTCGTGGACATCCCTACGTCTGAGCTTCCGTAAAACAGCCTGACATTCGGGATTTCTCCGCCCGTGTCTGTGACGTTCCCATTGATCGTTGCACTCGTCGCAGTGATTGCAGTCGCGTCACTCGCAGCAATGGAAGGAGCGACAATAAGAGTGGTGAACTCATCAGTATACGACCAGTCTGATCCTTCGGAATTGACGGCGCGGAATCGATAGAAAATCGTTTCACCCGGATCGAGTCCGGAGAGCGCATAGCTGAACGCACCAGACTGTTCTCCGAGGTCGACGTCATAGTCCCACCGGCTTGTGTTAGTCCCCTCTGGCTCAGCTCCATAGTAGAGGATGATAGTTGGATCTTCGCCACCAGCTTCAGTAACTTCGCCTTGAAGGGTCACGCTGCTCTCGGTCAGATCGATTTCCCCATAACCGACGATAATCGGATCGATGACGTTAGTGGTGAAATCCTTTGCGGATGCTGAGAAGGAGGAACCTGCGTTGTTCTCGGCATAAGCTCTAAAGTAGTAAGTCGTTCCTGGTCTCAGACCGGTCACCAGTTGTTCGAAAGATCCGGTCTGAGTTCCGATATGGACCGAGCTGTCCCAGCCTTCTGCGGTCGGACCTTTGTCTTCCAATCCATAGTAGATCGTTACGTCAGGGGCATCATCACCTGTATCCGTAATTGCCCCCTTGAGCATGGCTTCGGTTCCACTTCTACTTGATCCAGTAACAGTTACCACTGGGGGGGCAATAACACCGACCGGTCTTCCGGTGACAACAATGTTATCGATGGATTGCCAACTAGCCTTATCGGTCATCACCCCATCTACATGAACATAGAGCGATACTGCTTCGTCGGGAATTTCAGCCCATTCCAGGTTACTGGCGTCAATGTTATCGATATGATTTTTATTTTTTTCATACCCATAGATTTTAATCTCTTTCTCGGTTCCATCGGCCAAGGTGCAAACGACTTTTGCGCCAGCTCTGGTGTTGCTCTTAGCTGGATTCGTCGATCGATTGAATTGCATGGAGATCCTCATGTCGACCGCCCCATTGAGTGCGATTGATTCCGTTTCAAGATTCCAGTATGACCAAAATGGAGGAGAATAGAGTGAACTTACTTTATACTGTTTTTCATCCGTGACACCGTACTCAGTGATGGGAGTGGTAAGACCACTGGTTTGCCCTCTGACTCCGCTGAATGCCCAAAAATCGAGACCTTCATTGACCGGATGATTCGACGATGGATAGGAACGCTGAAGCACGGTGGTATTAGTGAAATCCGTAGCGATTTCAGAAAAGTCCTGGGCTGCGATTATCCGCCGGAAAGGAATGTCGGTTTCATCGATTTCCGTCCAAGAAGCGATCGCTTGTGCTTCACTGAGCACTGTAATGCGCACGGCGTCAGAAGTGGAAGACCCATCGGAGGCTGCTGTGGTATAGATCAATACATGGTCACCGACTGGCAAATTCATTTCAAATGTATCACTGGTGCTGACCTCTTGCCGCTCAAGCAACCAGCTGGAGGAAACGGCATTCGCATCCGTCGTTCCTTCCAAATAGGTCAGGCGCGCATCATCGCGATTGTAGTCAACGATTACCTGATTGCTTCCGGCATCCGCAGTAGGAGCCCCGGCTTCATCTTTCATGACGTAGACATAATACTGATCCAGATTGCTGTTGTTGTTAAAGTCCGTTGTGGTCAGTGTGATGAGATATTGTCCTACCGCCAGTTCCGCTTGAATTGTGCTATTGGGCCCGGAGTAAAGAACGTTTCCTTGTTCATCGGTCCAAGTATAGATTTGGATGCCGTAGTTATCACTGCTGGCACTGCCGTCAAGGGTGACTTGTGCAAAGCCATCCTCGTCACTGTCTTTGACTAAGACATCAATACCGACATTGGCAACGGGTGCTTCGAAGTCGTCGGCAACCGGTGCAGTATGAATGATGACTGGGCTTGGGCTCCAAAATTCCAGCATTGCACCCGTGGGGTTCTGGACGTGAGCGCGAAGATAGTAAGTGCTGTTTGGATTGAGTCCGCTCAGAGGATGATTGTACTCACCTTCGCTTAGAACGGTGCTTCCGTTTTGCTGCAAGATAATCGAGTGTTCCCAGTTGGCGGCATTCTCGCCACCGTCACTCATACCATAGTATAGTGTGAGATTGGACCCTGCAGGCGAGTTCGCAGCCAGATGAGCATTGATCTCTGCCGAGATCGCATCGACGTTGGCTGCTTCTTCTAGCAGAACGTAGGGCTGTTCATCGACATCCGTTATGGACCCTTTCATTGCAAGAGTGAGCTTCTTTGACAAAGTGAGTGGTGTCGTTCCTGACCAGATTTGCGCGTTGTCAATCAGGCCCGGAAATTGGGTTGTTGGGTCCAGTGTTTCGCTGTCCAACGAACCTATGCCGATCGAGAGATCGCCTGATACATAGCGCGCCCCACCGGGATTCTGATTGCCATCCGACATCAGCCAAACATTTGCTTCCGGGTCGTAAAGGTGCATTAGCGTGAGGTTGATTTCGTCATCCTGAATGCCTTCGAACATGATGAAGTAGTCCTTGCCGGATTCGAGGTCCATTGCCGGTCTTCCCTCAGAATCAGAAACCCCATAAAGTGGTAGATGACTACTGCCCCAGAGAGAGGAATCAAAGAAGAGTGTATTCTTCCACCCCCCATCGACTTGCATTCTACGAACACCGAGGTCGAAGCCTAGCAGAGCAGAAAATGCGACGTAATGAGCATCGGAATCAGGAAGGTTTTCATCGAGCCGAATCCAGCAGGAGATGGTGACGTCGCTGGGTCCCTTGTCATCATTGGGGGCCGTTATATAAGCAAGGTTGGCGTTCAGGCTATCCGAGCTGCGTCGGTCAACGCCAGTTCCTGACCAACCACTATCGGAAGTCATTGAAGCGGCCGCATCATAGCCATACGCTCCATTATTGAATACGGAAGTTCCTGAGCCCTGCTCAATTTCGTAATTGATAATCTGCTGTGTTGTATCCGGGAAGGGAGCTGGGTCGCCAATGGTTGGTGGCTCGGCAGTGAAGTAGTAGTTCTGGACGAGCGGGAAGTCTCCGTAGAGTGTTTGGTAATTCACTAGCAATTCATCGACTATATTTTGCCAGTCTTCCGCGTAGAGGAGCCATTCCGTAGTCGGTCCTTTGTAAGTTTCGGAGGCTTTTCCAACACTCATTGCCTTGATCCCCGGCATAATGGGAGCCAGAGTATTTAAGACGGTTGTATCGCTGAGGTCGAGAAACAGGAAGTAATCCACCAGAGGGGCCATGAGCAATTGCCCACTTGATATCGCAGGACGTTCAGCGGGATTGGTCCAGCGTGTAAAATAGGTGTTCAGCTCGTTCGAGATTTGAGCGAACTCGGCATAATTGTATGCTTCCAAAATAGGCCGCAGCGAGGCAGCATCATGGTTGTAACCGCCGGTTTTTTGATAACCGTGGTCTCGCGGGTAGATACCTCCGGCAAGGTCTTCACCGAGCATGTGGAGAATGGCTTCGCGCTCTCCATTCTGGAAATACTGACTCATGTTATTGACGATGCTAGCAACGCCCCAGGACATACTGTCTTTGGGCCAGAGATGTAGTTCGCCCAGATAAGCCTCTACCAGATCTAGCGCATAGTTTGCTTCAACATTATCGGGTAATCTGCGAATGGCCTGGAACGCGGCATAGCGTGACCACCAGCTGTAGGGATAGTCCAGAATTTCAAGTATGCGGTCGATGTTGTCCAATTTGACGTCATCCGGCATGACCACCATGGCCCAGATAGCTCCATCGAGCTCCCAGTGGCCAATGTCTTCGCGATTCAGAATGGCTTCAACGTAGGGTGCCATTCGGCGGTAGTCGCCCTCGTCGTACTTAAAATCAGCGAGTGACCCTGGCCAGAATCCTTCCAGACCGGTGATCCCCATTAAGGCAGAAGTGCGGACACGCGCATCGGCGCTTTGCAGAGCATCAACGATGATATCTACGGCCGGGTCGGTGAGATCATTATCAGGGTCTGCATCTTCGTTAAGCGGACTTAGGTTAGCGCTCGTTGCCAGATTGCCGATGTTCTGGGCAGCGTTGAAGCGTACCACCGGGTGCCAGTGGCGCATCGCTTTCTCGACAACCGATAAGTTGCTCATATTTTGGACGTTATCCGTGAGCGTGTAAGGGAAGTCGCCATCCGTGTAGCCTTCGGCAAACGTTAAGTTCGCAAAGTCAGTGCTCTTGGGCATGACTTCGGGGGCCTCTTTGATGACGCTATATTGAGTCGGCGGAGCGCCGGTCATGCGTAAGGTGTTTTTCCACGAAATGAAGTAAAGCGGCATCATCATTCCCCAAGTGCTGTCGGCATAGCGTGTCTCTTCGTATGCTGGCAACAACCTAAAGCTGCCATCGTAACCGCGGGAGAGTTCGAGATACCAACGCATGTAGTCCATGCTGAAGCGGTAGGCGTCTGCTCGTTCATCGGGAACGAGTCCAAGTGAGATCGCGCGCCAGAGAAGGTTGGGATAGTTTCCCGTATGCCCCCCTTGGAACTGCGGGGTGTTCATCGCATCCTGTGCGCCGACAAAACGTCCGAATGAATGATAAGGTTCGTTGAGGAGGGAGACGCCGATGCCGACCTCAGAGGTTTTGCCATTGTGGGCGCCTCCATCACCTGGACGGTGGTCGCCGTATTCCGGTGCCGCAACCGCTGCGAAGGCATAATAGTAACGAAGCGTTCTTTCAAAATCCTCATCAGCCATATCGATCCCGCACTCACGAGCCAAGCATACGCTGATGAACATCTGACCGCCACACGCATTCACCAATCCACCAAAAACATAACCAGGGTTGGGATAGCCGGTTGGATAACCATGCCCCCATCCACCGACCGCATCGGTCTCAAACGCATGATCGACGTGAAACTGAAGATACGGCAACACGTCGGCATCGCCAGTGCGAATGTAATACTCGGAAACCGCAATAGCACTGAGCGAGGTATACCAATTGGTTCGTGCGTTGCCGTCCGTTGGGTCGGCGTTGGGCACACCAATATAGTTGTCCATGAGGTATTCGAGCTCGTCCAGGTATTGGTCGTCACCAGTGCCGAGCAGCAACAAAGTTCCGAAAGGTAAACCACGCGTGTTGTTCAGGCTCAAATCATTGATCTGGCTTACGATGCGATCAACCGAGGTCTGGACGATGAGATCAGATTTGGGACAGTTCTCCGGCCAGGTTGGACTGTAAGCAGTGTTGGTCATCAATAATTGAACCGTGATATCCTGGCGAACACCATCGCGCTCTATATCCAGAACCAGTTTGCCATCCCCGGCTTCTGATTCTGTGATTGCGTCTCCCATGGCGGGACGAGGATCCTTGCGATAGCCACCATATACGAGTAGTTGACTGGAACTTAATTGCGTGCCGTTGACTGCATAAATCTTGTCGCCCACCTGGATGATACCGTTCGATGGCCCTCCAGATTGGACCGAAGTAACCGTGACAAAATTATCTCCATCATTGTGGTTGTAATTTATTCCCCCATCCCACTCACAAAAGATCCCCGTTGGGCCGAACTGAAATGGAGCCAGGCTGTCGGCCTGTAATTTCAAAGGCAGCAAACAAGCAATAAGGGAAAGCAATAAGACACTCCTACAACAACGATTAGATGGGAGTATTCGAAGAAGATTGGAGAAACAAAACAAAATTGGAGGAATCCAGTGTTCTGTTTTCCTGAAACGCCTTTCTCTGACTACGGGATGCATTAGCTACTTCGTGGGAAGTAGATCATAGCAGAGATTTCTAAAGGATTTATTAAGATGGGCGGTCCTGGCTTATGTTTTAAGGTTTATTTACAACAGACTTATGACTAACGCGGAATCGATCACCAACGGCCGTTTACGGTTCATTCGGCCTGTCAAAACCGCTAGAAACATTGTTAATTGCGTTTCCAAAGGACATCATCACTGAATTTCGTAAAACACTGTCAATCAGTCTGTTTCTCGCGTCGCTCATAAAAGTGAAGGGTACACCACTACAGTTTTATGACGGTGACTAAATCTAAGGTTACACCGTACCCTTATGTTGGCAGATTGCCTGCTGCATTTCGATTTTATCGGCTTGGCCGCTGCTGACATGAAGATACCATCTTCAGTTTCATTGCCATAATGCATGAAAATACGCTGAATATCACAATATTTGGCATTAGCGGGAATAAGAATCAGATCTACACTTCTCTGTAAATAACTACACTATGAATTTTCTCTCAAAATCCATCAACGCTACACCATCAAGAATCAACTGGAGCCTTCTTGGCCTACTGTTCGCCATCGGGCAAACAACAGGTCAAACGCCAAGTCTAACCCCCTCTTCAGGCTTTACGACGGATACTTCCGATAGCTCCAAGTATACGGCTACCCTTCCTGCGGACGTGAGCAACCCAAGCTTGCCCGGCTCGGTGATCTTGTCAGCTGAAGGGACGAGCACCCCGATCGAACTCCAGATCGATCTGTTGGCCACCATCAACTATGATCCCGCTACACCCTTTTATGGGTCATTATTTCAATTCTCGACCGAGCTGGGTACGCCAACGGCCATCGATAACAGACATCCACTGGTAGTTAATAGTCATGGACCCCTCACTGTTTCCAACATACAGGCTCCCGATGATCCAACAGTTATTGGCAATGCCGCCATACAAGCACTTGGTCGACCCAACGGAAATTCGAATGGAATTGGTTCGGATGTCTTAGTATCAGTAGCGAATGATATCACGGTGAACGGCGTTGGGACGGGAACTCCTGGAGCAGGAGATGATCCCATTACGCTGTCTCCCTCCGCGCTGCGCACCGCCCAGCTGAGCGGCGTTACCGCGGTTTCCTGGGGGCTGCAGGATTCCGGCAACGAGTCCGACACGGTCACCGGCGCCACCGTTACCGTAAATACGGATGAATCAGCCAATATCACCGTGAATCAGAGCAGTGATTCCGTCATTACGGCAGGTATTTCCGCTTCGTCCGCTTCTGGACCAGGGACAAAAGGCTATGGCACTGACGAACACGGTTTCCACAAGGTCGCAGTCAGCCATAGTGGAGACATCACGGTTAACGCAACAACGGGCGTGGGGATATTTGCGAATACGACGGGAGCGCAGAAATTTGACGAAAGCTCATCCGAGGCTTTTGGCGGTGAAGTCATCGTCGATCTCAGAGAAAGTGCCTCCATCATGAGCTCGGGCATAGGTATTTTCGCTTTAAGTGAGGTCTCACCGGTTTCGGAAAAGAACACGGATACCATTCAGGGTGGTCATGTCTTGGTCGACTTGGGCGACAATACGTCAATCACCGCTGGTGATGATCAGGGCGGGTCCGCCCTCGCGATCGGTGTCCTGGCAGTTAGCGCCTCCTCCAATCAACTTATCAACCCATTTTCT
The Rubellicoccus peritrichatus DNA segment above includes these coding regions:
- a CDS encoding nuclear transport factor 2 family protein, translating into MSQKLPLPPFTEETAKRKVQLAEDAWNSKDPERVSLAYTENSEWRNRAEFINGRSEIKQFLERKWNKELDYKLKKTLWAFLDNRIAVRFEYEWHDDSGQWYRSHGNENWKFDQNGLMAKRYASINDQPIQKSERRL